One genomic segment of Theobroma cacao cultivar B97-61/B2 chromosome 6, Criollo_cocoa_genome_V2, whole genome shotgun sequence includes these proteins:
- the LOC18595882 gene encoding nuclear pore complex protein NUP50A, whose protein sequence is MGDAENALPPSKKRAAGRELSRDNPGLDDDEDSSEQETGTFKRASDEVLANRRIVKVRRNQTTSTASSNPFSAIRLVPPMEPTITAETPSATPESTTTTTEVTAEAPIVNEKEVSEDGKDDVNKSEQNKDGNNKQSEKKTDETEPGSAKSEGESIKQYKNKEDEPVSDAVADTESAEDKGSNVVNEEIQKGANDEKPAGGGKPEDEDKKDEKTANEDNKDKSSENADSTAEGASLSSFQQLSSSQNAFTGLAGTGFSTTSFSFGSTQKDGSTSSVPLFGQKNDQPTFGFGLSTNGNSSLFNTSGTSIVSKSEGSGFPAMQEVPVETGEENEKVVFLADSVLFEFIDGGWKERGKGELKVNVSTTGTERARLLMRAKGNYRLILNASLYPDMKLTNMDKKGITFACMNCTGEEKEGLSTFALKFKDASLVEEFRAAVMAHKGKAAAVLKTPENSPKASEG, encoded by the coding sequence ATGGGGGATGCAGAAAATGCCCTTCCACCTTCAAAGAAGAGGGCTGCTGGAAGAGAACTTTCCCGGGATAACCCTGGTCTTGATGATGACGAAGATTCTTCTGAACAAGAGACTGGAACTTTTAAGAGGGCTAGTGATGAAGTGTTGGCAAACAGAAGAATAGTTAAAGTTCGCAGAAATCAAACCACTTCAACTGCCTCATCCAATCCTTTTTCTGCGATTCGCTTGGTTCCCCCTATGGAACCAACCATTACTGCTGAGACCCCTAGTGCCACCCCTGAATCCACCACAACCACCACTGAGGTTACAGCTGAAGCACCAATTGTCAATGAGAAAGAAGTTTCAGAAGATGGGAAAGATGATGTTAACAAATCTGAACAGAATAAAGATGGAAATAATAAGCAGTCAGAGAAAAAAACAGATGAAACGGAGCCTGGGTCGGCAAAGAGTGAAGGTGAGAGTATTAAAcagtataaaaataaagaggATGAGCCAGTTTCTGATGCTGTTGCTGATACGGAAAGTGCTGAGGATAAGGGCAGTAATGTTGTAAATGAAGAAATTCAAAAGGGGGCCAATGATGAAAAACCGGCAGGAGGTGGTAAGCCTGAGGATGAAGAtaagaaagatgaaaaaacTGCAAACGAAGATAACAAAGATAAGAGTAGTGAAAATGCAGATTCAACTGCAGAAGGTGCGTCGTTGAGTTCATTCCAACAGCTTTCAAGTAGCCAAAATGCTTTCACTGGACTTGCTGGCACCGGATTCTCTACGACTTCATTCTCCTTTGGGTCTACTCAAAAGGATGGTTCTACTAGTTCTGTTCCACTTTTTGGGCAGAAAAATGACCAGCCTACCTTTGGTTTTGGTCTTTCGACAAATGGAAACTCTTCCCTCTTCAACACATCAGGGACTTCAATTGTTTCTAAGAGTGAGGGCAGTGGTTTTCCAGCCATGCAGGAGGTTCCAGTTGAGACTGGAGAAGAGAATGAGAAAGTGGTATTCTTAGCTGATTCTGTGCTGTTTGAATTCATAGATGGGGGTTGGAAAGAGCGAGGGAAGGGAGAGCTTAAGGTGAATGTCTCTACAACTGGGACAGAAAGAGCCAGGCTACTCATGAGAGCTAAAGGAAATTACAGGTTGATTCTAAATGCAAGTCTTTACCCAGATATGAAGCTGACAAATATGGACAAGAAAGGTATCACTTTTGCCTGCATGAATTGTACCGGTGAAGAGAAGGAGGGGCTGTCCACATTTGCATTGAAGTTCAAGGATGCTTCCTTAGTCGAAGAGTTTCGTGCAGCTGTAATGGCACACAAAGGCAAGGCAGCTGCTGTTCTGAAGACACCAGAAAACTCTCCTAAAGCCTCAGAGGGTTGA